The DNA segment CGCTGGACCGAGACCGAAGCGGGTGGGAAGcgtgagagcagagcagcttgtGGGTCTCTTGacacctgcagctgtgccttgGCTGACACCAGCCACTGGCTAGCGGGCCAACCTGTTGATTTGAGGGGAAAGTCGTTCACTTGCCCTCAGATGCTCTGGGTGACTCTAGTTATGGCTGGCAAAGTCCTATCAGAAAAAGTTTTGCAGCCTTTGCCAGTAGAGTGGTGGGTGCCTAAAGATTTTTGAGTTGCTGTGTTTAACAGGCATCTTTCTCTTGGTTTTTCTAGTATTAAAGATTGGAAAACGAGACTTAGCTACTTCCTGCAGAACTCTTCGAATTCTACTAAAATCAAGTCCAAGAAAGTGGGGAAACAACGCACCTACTTCAAGTAAGTTACTGGAAAGAGAATTTGTTTAAATACTGAGTGTTctacagaaacaaagcttgAGCAATTAAGTCTAATATTCTCCATCTCTTTAAGCAGACCTTCCCCTGAAGAAGCCCAGCTGTGGTCAGAAGCCTTTGATGAACTTCTTGCTAACAAATGTAAGTTTGCTTTCAAAAAGTAACCTTCAAGAGCAAAGGGGCAGTTCAGTTTGTATGTCTGTAAGAAACTGCTGCCTCATTAtgctttttaatggaaatagaTTTGATTCTGGTCTTGAAAGTTAAATCCTGTAGACAGTTTAAAGCCAAAATTACAGCAGTactctttgaaaaaaaaatcaacctgtaaattaatattaaaaatatcaagaATACTTCACTGTagtggatttttcttttctgtaagccTTGCAATTAAAATCATAGCTGTCAGTTTGGCTTTGCCAAGTATGAAAAGAGCATTTGTTCACTGGGCACACTACTTAACCAAGTCAAATGCATTCAAATAACTTGGGAAGACTTCTGCAACAGAAATTCAGTGATCTAAGGGTTTTACTGTAGTTCTACAAGGAAGAGCACtcaacagcaaagcaaaaagacTAAATAAATTAGCATTTGTTCTTTGAACTTGAGTTGTCCTTtccattgcaaaaaaaaaatattccaggtGTTTGTAGCACAGTCATAAATATTTACTCCAGTATAAAGGTTAACACCGGAGTTCCCATCTGGAgagggtttggtgttttttttggttttgttttgttttttatttatatgcaggcatcacaaaaaaaagcaagcagaaatggGTTTCATTCTTTACATTTACCTAAGTGACTGAAATGGAACCTGCCAAGATGTTAGAGTGCCAACTTATTTTCATACGTAAATGTAGAATTTTTTACTGCTGTGGTACCCCTGAAAGAACCAGACCAGAACTACTGCAGAAAGTTTTGGTAGGAGCAGATGTCACCAGTGGATAAATTCAAGATTCCTGAAATAGTTAATCAGcgtggtttggttttgttctcctttCCCTAGATGGTCTTGCTGCTTTCCGAGCTTTTCTGAAGTCCGAGTTCTGTGAAGAGAATATTGAGTTCTGGTTGGCCTGTGAGGACTTCAAGAAAACTAAGTCACCCCAGAAGCTGacatcaaaagcaaaaaaaatctacaatGACTTCATTGAAAAAGAAGCTCCCAAAGAGGTAAAGGAAACTTAAATATAAGTGTGCTGTTCTGCAAGTTCTTACAGCCTTGCTTTATTTCTCTGAACTCTAAGATACAGATGCTGAACTGCATCATACATACCTCACCACTAATATTTGTGTCTGGATATAAGTCTCTCCTAACTTCATTTTCACcaagctggaaaacagcacaaGCAGTATTTCATAGTTTCCATCTTGACTAGGAAAAGTCAACAGCTGCATGCAATACCTGTAACATACTTCACTTTCACACTGAAAGATAATATATCAGAATCAGTATATCAGTTTTGtataaaagaagtattttctctaAACTTGATTAATTTGATCCTGTAGTAATACAAACTTGCATTTACCTCTTCAGAAATGTTATGGTGTTTTACACTTCCT comes from the Melopsittacus undulatus isolate bMelUnd1 chromosome 6, bMelUnd1.mat.Z, whole genome shotgun sequence genome and includes:
- the RGS2 gene encoding regulator of G-protein signaling 2 isoform X2 — its product is MPGALFLALQHDSGRMERGGRRRSEAEEAEKGRMKRTIIKDWKTRLSYFLQNSSNSTKIKSKKVGKQRTYFKPSPEEAQLWSEAFDELLANKYGLAAFRAFLKSEFCEENIEFWLACEDFKKTKSPQKLTSKAKKIYNDFIEKEAPKEINIDFQTKNMIAQNIQEATHTCFSAAQKRVYSLMESNSYPRFLESEFYQELCKKTHITRTAQGT
- the RGS2 gene encoding regulator of G-protein signaling 2 isoform X1; protein product: MPGALFLALQHDSGRMERGGRRRSEAEEAEKGRMKRTIIKDWKTRLSYFLQNSSNSTKIKSKKVGKQRTYFNRPSPEEAQLWSEAFDELLANKYGLAAFRAFLKSEFCEENIEFWLACEDFKKTKSPQKLTSKAKKIYNDFIEKEAPKEINIDFQTKNMIAQNIQEATHTCFSAAQKRVYSLMESNSYPRFLESEFYQELCKKTHITRTAQGT